A segment of the Streptomyces sp. L2 genome:
GGGCCCACGCTCACGGCCGCCGCGGCCGGGGCCAGCCGGCGGTGGACCTCGGCGGCGTCCTCGGCCTCCTTGGCCTGGACGGCGGCCGCGACCATCTCGCCGAGCCTGATCTTGTCCTCGTAGCTGCCGCCGCCCGCGAGCCGGTTGGTCTCGGCGAGGGAGCGCAGCTCGGGGTTCTCGGCCATGACGATGTGCAGCACCGCGTCCTCGACGTGGGCGGCCTTGATGTTGTACTCGACCTTGCCGTCGAGCTGGCCGAGCCGCTCCCGGTAGTGCTCGGCGCGCTCGTCGAGGACCCCGGTGACCGCGTCGTCGTCGGGGGCGACACTGCCGAACCGCATGGGCAGCACGCAGCCGGCCACACCCGCCTCGGCGAGCACGTTCTGGTGGGCGAGCAGGTCCCTGCGCTTGGGCCGCAACCCCTCGGGGGCGTCGCTGACCACGGCGGCCAGCTCACCGGCCGTGAGGACCCGCACCTGGCGGGGCGGCTCCCCGACACCGGTCATGCCCTCGGGAAGCGCCGGGTGCGACCGGGCGGTGATCCCGTAGACGTACGTGCTCACTCCTGCTCCTCCTTCCGGCGGGCCGTGGACTTGCGGGCGCGCGGCCGGGACTCGGTCTCGCGCTCGCCACGGGCCTGCTTGAAGGCGTCGGACACGGTCTCCGCGGCTCCGGACAGCGCGCCCTTGGACTTGCCGCGGGCGCCGGACTCCGTGACCTCGCCGACGATCTCGGGCAGGCCGGGGCTCTTGTTCGGGCCGGACTCCAGGTCGAGGCGGTTGCACGCCTCGGCGAAGCGCAGATAGGTGTCGACGCTGGCCACGACGACCCGGACGTCGATCTTCAGGATCTCGATACCGACCAGGGAGACCCGCACGAACGCGTCGATCACGAGCCCCCTGTCCAGTACCAGTTCCAGGACGTCGTAGAGGCCGCTGCTGCCGCCTCCGCCGCCGGTCTGCTGTGCCGGTACTACAGTCATGCCGGCCGTGCCTCCTCGTCAGTGGTCGGTGCCACGCGATGCGCGTGGCCGCGGGACGCGGTCGGGCGGCCTAACGGCCGCCGGGCCTGCGCGCGTCGGCCCGAGCGCGCTCGTAACGGCGGACGCGCCGGTATCCGGTGAGCCGGCCGCGGGCGTCGAGGTCGAGCTGGTAGCTCGC
Coding sequences within it:
- a CDS encoding gas vesicle structural protein GvpA, whose translation is MTVVPAQQTGGGGGSSGLYDVLELVLDRGLVIDAFVRVSLVGIEILKIDVRVVVASVDTYLRFAEACNRLDLESGPNKSPGLPEIVGEVTESGARGKSKGALSGAAETVSDAFKQARGERETESRPRARKSTARRKEEQE
- a CDS encoding GvpL/GvpF family gas vesicle protein — protein: MSTYVYGITARSHPALPEGMTGVGEPPRQVRVLTAGELAAVVSDAPEGLRPKRRDLLAHQNVLAEAGVAGCVLPMRFGSVAPDDDAVTGVLDERAEHYRERLGQLDGKVEYNIKAAHVEDAVLHIVMAENPELRSLAETNRLAGGGSYEDKIRLGEMVAAAVQAKEAEDAAEVHRRLAPAAAAVSVGPESTGWLLNVSFLVPRETAEQFVAAVQQVRESHAHLDVRVNGPLPPYSFVEPGPAEPAGTTIGADTGAP